A region of Maridesulfovibrio sp. DNA encodes the following proteins:
- a CDS encoding ABC transporter permease — protein MNRPLLKKRINSFKKDKPAIIGATILLTFIIAGIFAPLLAPMNPYDLSSLDLGNMLKMPIWMDGGSLSFPLGTDDQGRGILSTILYGMRTSLIVGGSVVAIAGSFGVVMGMIGAYYGGLIDSFVMRCADTVFSFSTTLLAVLLLGVFETRGIGTVIFAICIADWVKYARTIRGSVLEIKNNPYVMAAKASGAKDFRILFQHILPNALPPIFVVMAVDLAVVIMLEATLSFLGVGVPLTEPSLGMMIAIGKNYIYAGMWWMTLFPASALILLVVGINLFADWLRDEMNPKLAR, from the coding sequence ATGAACAGACCACTTTTAAAAAAACGCATTAACAGCTTCAAAAAAGACAAGCCCGCCATTATCGGGGCGACCATCCTGCTGACCTTCATCATTGCCGGGATATTCGCCCCCCTGCTGGCCCCCATGAACCCGTACGACCTGAGTTCACTGGACCTCGGCAACATGCTTAAAATGCCCATCTGGATGGACGGGGGTTCACTTTCCTTTCCTCTGGGTACCGATGATCAGGGACGCGGAATCCTTTCCACCATCCTTTACGGTATGCGCACCTCGCTCATCGTTGGCGGGTCCGTAGTTGCCATTGCCGGAAGCTTCGGCGTTGTCATGGGTATGATCGGCGCATACTATGGCGGCCTCATCGACTCTTTTGTCATGCGCTGTGCCGATACCGTGTTCTCCTTCTCCACCACCCTGCTGGCCGTGCTGCTGCTGGGAGTTTTCGAGACCAGAGGCATAGGAACCGTAATTTTCGCAATCTGTATTGCCGACTGGGTCAAGTATGCCCGTACCATCCGCGGCAGTGTGCTGGAAATAAAGAACAACCCCTACGTCATGGCCGCCAAGGCCTCCGGGGCCAAGGATTTCCGCATCCTCTTCCAGCATATCCTGCCCAACGCCCTGCCGCCGATATTCGTTGTCATGGCTGTTGACCTCGCGGTTGTCATCATGCTTGAAGCAACACTGAGCTTCCTCGGCGTAGGTGTGCCGCTGACCGAGCCTTCCCTCGGCATGATGATCGCCATCGGCAAAAACTACATCTATGCCGGAATGTGGTGGATGACTCTCTTCCCCGCATCTGCGCTGATCCTGCTGGTTGTCGGCATCAACCTCTTCGCCGACTGGCTTAGAGATGAGATGAACCCGAAACTGGCAAGATAA
- the glmS gene encoding glutamine--fructose-6-phosphate transaminase (isomerizing): MCGIIGYAGHRPAVPLIVEGLRRLEYRGYDSAGVATVQNKEIELVRAEGKLASLDEKLARKNVTNSTFGVGHTRWATHGIPVERNAHPHLDYEKKMAMIHNGIIENYQEIKTELLAKGYEFRSDTDSEVLCNLIAEGRKHNPTMLEAVSWALKQVEGAYAIAVVCIDEPGTVYAARVASPLVMGVGVGENFVASDIPAFLPYTREVVFIEDGELVKITSSSWDVFNAETLEPVAKEIKTINWDVQAAQKGGFKHFMIKEIFEQPKVISDCMAGRVDQDKNEIVLPEVEGMEPPERLHIIACGTSYHAGLWGKYLIEQWAKIPVEVEIASEFRYRDPLLPEGGVALAISQSGETADTLAGIKLAKEKGLSIIGLCNVVGSSVARESDHVMYTQAGPEISVASTKAMCSQLTALLLLALYWGRKKGVIDLATYNRAVMDIRSIPSVLEAELPTMRSRAQELSREYSEANSFFFLGRGIYFPLALEGALKLKEISYIHAEGYASGEMKHGPIALIDPKFPTFAIALNDDLFPKVKSNLVEVQARGGEIIALTNPGVDLDVEHRWSLPEVWGPLNTFIALPALQLFAYETADYLGKDVDQPRNLAKSVTVE, translated from the coding sequence ATGTGTGGAATTATCGGATACGCCGGGCATCGTCCTGCAGTTCCCCTTATTGTAGAAGGTTTGAGACGCCTTGAATACCGAGGTTATGATTCTGCCGGTGTTGCAACTGTGCAGAACAAGGAGATCGAACTGGTCCGTGCCGAAGGCAAGCTGGCCTCCCTTGATGAGAAGCTGGCCCGGAAAAATGTGACCAATTCTACCTTCGGCGTAGGTCATACCCGCTGGGCCACTCACGGTATACCAGTTGAGCGCAACGCTCATCCCCATCTGGACTATGAAAAGAAAATGGCCATGATCCATAACGGGATCATTGAAAATTATCAGGAAATCAAGACCGAACTCCTCGCCAAGGGCTATGAATTCCGTTCCGATACTGACTCCGAAGTGCTCTGCAACCTCATTGCCGAGGGTCGTAAACATAATCCGACCATGCTTGAGGCTGTTTCATGGGCATTGAAACAGGTTGAGGGTGCATACGCCATTGCCGTGGTTTGTATTGATGAACCGGGCACGGTTTACGCCGCCCGTGTTGCCAGTCCGCTGGTTATGGGTGTCGGTGTTGGTGAGAATTTTGTTGCTTCCGATATTCCCGCTTTCCTGCCTTATACCCGCGAGGTGGTCTTCATTGAGGACGGAGAACTGGTCAAGATCACTTCTTCTTCCTGGGATGTTTTCAATGCCGAAACCCTTGAGCCGGTGGCAAAGGAAATCAAGACCATTAACTGGGATGTGCAGGCCGCTCAGAAGGGTGGCTTTAAACATTTCATGATCAAGGAAATTTTTGAGCAGCCCAAGGTTATTTCCGACTGCATGGCCGGGCGTGTTGATCAGGACAAGAATGAAATTGTCCTGCCGGAAGTAGAAGGTATGGAACCGCCGGAAAGGTTGCATATCATCGCTTGCGGAACCTCGTATCACGCCGGGCTGTGGGGCAAATATCTTATCGAGCAGTGGGCCAAGATTCCAGTGGAGGTAGAGATTGCCTCTGAGTTCCGTTATCGCGACCCTCTGCTGCCAGAAGGCGGCGTGGCTCTGGCTATCAGCCAGTCCGGTGAAACAGCGGATACCCTTGCCGGAATCAAACTGGCCAAGGAAAAAGGGTTGTCCATCATCGGCCTGTGTAACGTGGTCGGTTCCAGCGTGGCACGTGAGTCAGATCATGTTATGTACACTCAGGCCGGACCAGAAATCAGCGTGGCATCCACCAAGGCCATGTGCAGCCAGCTTACCGCGCTGTTGCTGCTGGCTCTTTACTGGGGCAGGAAAAAAGGCGTGATTGACTTAGCCACATACAACCGTGCGGTCATGGATATACGCAGTATTCCTTCTGTTCTGGAAGCGGAACTGCCAACCATGCGCAGCAGGGCACAGGAGCTCAGCCGCGAGTACTCCGAAGCCAACAGCTTTTTCTTTCTCGGTCGCGGGATTTATTTTCCGCTGGCTCTTGAAGGTGCGCTCAAGCTGAAGGAAATCTCCTACATCCATGCCGAGGGCTATGCCTCCGGTGAGATGAAGCACGGACCTATAGCACTCATTGATCCCAAGTTTCCGACTTTTGCCATAGCTCTTAATGACGATTTATTTCCCAAGGTAAAATCAAACCTTGTGGAAGTTCAGGCCCGTGGCGGTGAAATCATAGCCCTGACCAATCCCGGCGTAGACCTTGATGTGGAGCATCGCTGGTCCCTGCCAGAAGTATGGGGTCCGCTGAACACCTTCATCGCCCTCCCGGCCTTGCAGCTTTTTGCCTATGAGACAGCCGATTACCTTGGTAAGGACGTAGATCAGCCTCGTAATCTTGCAAAGTCGGTCACGGTCGAATAG
- a CDS encoding M20 family metallopeptidase translates to MTEQQTYDNFLKDFEKIINTDSASENLDGVAEVAEFLKAKFDTLGLEAEITREGERGVPCLKACTASKNGRYDFMFIGHMDTVFPTGEAAKRPFKIEDGRALGPGTNDMKGGLLVALYAIEKLKNEGNLDKVAICVAFNGDEEIGSENSRAWIEKNAANCDHVFVFEPCRPDYRHVMHRKGGGVVHITASGISAHSGANPERGANALVELAGHISAIHALNDMDNAITAQSNIIRSGEKHNIIPDNAELVVDVRVGTIEEAAFAEKFFAKLPETNYVEGASISISGGVDRPPMEPTDKTMEMWEILHGEAAKIGIDSAYISTGGCSDGNWTAAMGIPTIDGMGPVGENSHREDEYMELDSILPMISIVANTTLKLASKN, encoded by the coding sequence ATGACAGAACAACAAACTTACGACAATTTTCTGAAGGATTTTGAAAAAATCATCAACACAGACAGTGCCAGTGAAAATCTGGACGGTGTTGCTGAAGTTGCCGAATTCCTGAAAGCTAAATTCGATACACTTGGCCTCGAAGCTGAGATCACCCGTGAAGGCGAACGCGGCGTTCCCTGTTTGAAAGCCTGCACCGCCAGCAAAAACGGACGCTACGATTTCATGTTCATCGGGCACATGGACACTGTTTTCCCCACCGGGGAAGCTGCCAAACGTCCTTTTAAGATTGAAGATGGCCGGGCCTTGGGACCGGGTACCAATGACATGAAAGGTGGCCTGCTGGTAGCCCTCTACGCCATTGAAAAGCTCAAGAATGAAGGAAATCTGGATAAGGTTGCCATCTGCGTGGCTTTTAACGGAGATGAAGAAATCGGCTCCGAGAACTCCCGTGCATGGATCGAGAAAAACGCTGCCAATTGCGACCACGTTTTTGTTTTTGAACCATGCCGTCCAGATTACCGCCACGTCATGCACCGCAAGGGCGGCGGAGTTGTGCACATCACTGCAAGCGGAATTTCCGCCCACTCCGGAGCCAACCCCGAACGCGGTGCCAACGCGCTGGTGGAACTGGCTGGACACATATCTGCAATCCACGCCCTCAATGATATGGATAATGCCATCACCGCCCAGAGCAACATCATTAGAAGTGGTGAAAAACACAACATCATCCCTGACAATGCTGAACTGGTAGTAGACGTACGGGTTGGGACAATTGAGGAAGCTGCCTTTGCTGAAAAATTCTTCGCAAAGCTTCCTGAAACCAATTATGTAGAAGGTGCATCTATTTCAATCTCAGGTGGAGTAGACCGTCCACCCATGGAACCTACTGACAAAACTATGGAAATGTGGGAAATCCTGCACGGAGAAGCCGCTAAAATTGGAATTGATTCCGCATACATTTCCACAGGGGGCTGCTCCGACGGCAACTGGACTGCAGCCATGGGTATTCCAACCATCGACGGCATGGGGCCCGTAGGGGAAAATTCTCATCGTGAAGATGAATACATGGAACTGGATAGCATCCTGCCCATGATTTCCATTGTTGCAAACACTACATTGAAACTTGCTTCGAAAAACTGA
- a CDS encoding ABC transporter permease, whose translation MASYIFRRLLQGGLVLLAVSFVCFCLFRYTGDPVLMLAGKYATQAEQEQVRKDYGLDQPTHIQYVKFLGGALKGDFGKSYVSQVDALDAILERFPATFELALAAIIISFTVGVGLGIVVSIWPSGFTARMIMSGSLMGISIPTFLIGILLVMVFSVYLDILPPFGRGETVMVGDWRTGLLTWDGIKHIILPALTLSGYQLAVMLRLTRAGMREVMGEEYIKTAWAKGLSPFKVIMKHALRNVMIPVVTIAGLSFGELIAFSIVTETIFQWPGMGNLLLTSIFETDQPIIVTYIMLASFIILFINIMVDMLYAVLNPKIRYD comes from the coding sequence ATGGCATCATATATTTTTCGAAGATTATTACAGGGAGGGCTGGTACTGCTCGCCGTCTCCTTCGTGTGCTTCTGCCTCTTCCGCTACACCGGCGACCCGGTACTCATGCTGGCAGGCAAATACGCCACTCAGGCTGAACAGGAGCAGGTCCGTAAAGACTACGGTCTGGATCAGCCCACCCACATTCAATATGTAAAATTTCTCGGCGGAGCTCTAAAAGGCGACTTCGGTAAGTCCTACGTAAGTCAGGTTGACGCGCTGGACGCCATCCTTGAACGTTTTCCCGCCACCTTTGAACTGGCCCTTGCGGCCATCATCATATCATTCACTGTCGGGGTCGGCTTAGGAATTGTGGTTTCCATATGGCCCAGTGGATTTACAGCCCGAATGATTATGTCCGGATCACTAATGGGGATCTCCATACCCACATTTCTGATCGGCATCCTGCTGGTCATGGTCTTTTCAGTATATCTGGATATCCTGCCCCCCTTCGGGCGCGGGGAAACGGTCATGGTCGGAGACTGGCGTACCGGGTTGCTCACATGGGACGGAATCAAACACATTATCCTGCCCGCGCTGACCCTTTCCGGCTACCAGCTGGCGGTCATGCTGCGCCTTACCCGTGCCGGCATGCGCGAAGTCATGGGCGAAGAATATATCAAGACCGCATGGGCCAAGGGACTTTCCCCCTTCAAGGTCATCATGAAGCATGCCCTTCGCAACGTCATGATTCCGGTTGTGACCATTGCCGGACTCTCTTTTGGTGAGCTTATCGCATTTTCCATCGTAACCGAGACCATCTTCCAGTGGCCGGGTATGGGCAACCTGCTGCTCACTTCCATTTTTGAGACTGACCAGCCCATCATTGTTACCTACATCATGCTGGCCTCATTCATAATCCTGTTCATCAACATCATGGTCGACATGCTCTACGCAGTGCTCAACCCCAAAATTCGCTACGATTAG
- a CDS encoding ATP-binding protein produces the protein MLEDFIDIKKDCIGVVGRSFALSVLSLLLHESSREAAGIVLEAGVLIDESGNPLQDGYDFPLYADVGSMLAAHPSIKMVFELSGEADLVRKLRIALPLEVALVELPAARFFLRLHATDRLWIACKANLMQTQALFKSVVDQFPEDIIIIGSNGLILDCNNHFVQRSGRDFAALQGENPLNYYDALTSLCPVEDGFINVPDMSRENGELMFSETDDLGKIHFFRLYVYPITEEGKDKVVQLVVICRNITERTLIEQRLQQSERMATVGELSAYIAHEIRNPLMAMGGFAKVLIKDEGIDPAGREKIKIILEEAQRLDCLLKSILSFVRSRDVQKNNIDINKIAADAMQLLSLGCQLQGIEVEMDLDPSNPLGIGGAEQIRQCLINLVKNSMEAMPEGGKLNISSGVSERHVWLEVRDSGPGISDDQRTHIFDPFYSSKVNGNGLGLPMVKKIMEEFGGEVELASRPGLGTSVVLLLRKAPVA, from the coding sequence ATGCTTGAAGATTTTATAGATATAAAAAAAGACTGCATCGGAGTTGTAGGACGATCCTTTGCGCTTTCAGTCCTTTCCCTGCTGTTGCACGAAAGCAGTCGCGAGGCTGCCGGCATAGTGCTTGAGGCCGGTGTTCTTATCGATGAATCCGGTAATCCCCTGCAGGACGGTTATGATTTTCCCCTGTACGCGGATGTGGGTTCCATGCTTGCCGCCCATCCGTCTATAAAAATGGTTTTTGAACTTTCAGGTGAAGCGGATCTTGTCAGGAAGTTGCGTATTGCCCTGCCGCTTGAAGTTGCTCTTGTGGAGCTTCCGGCAGCGCGTTTTTTTCTCCGGTTGCATGCCACAGACCGTTTGTGGATTGCCTGCAAGGCCAACCTCATGCAGACTCAGGCTCTGTTCAAGTCCGTGGTGGACCAGTTCCCCGAAGATATAATTATCATCGGTTCGAACGGGCTGATTCTGGATTGCAACAACCATTTTGTCCAACGGTCCGGGCGGGATTTCGCAGCCCTGCAAGGCGAAAATCCCCTGAATTATTATGATGCACTTACCTCGCTGTGTCCGGTGGAAGACGGATTTATCAACGTCCCGGATATGTCCCGTGAAAACGGGGAATTAATGTTTTCCGAGACTGACGATCTGGGCAAAATTCATTTTTTCCGCCTTTACGTCTATCCCATCACAGAAGAGGGAAAGGACAAGGTTGTTCAACTGGTGGTCATCTGCCGGAACATTACCGAGCGGACACTCATCGAACAGCGTTTGCAGCAGTCTGAGCGAATGGCAACAGTGGGAGAGCTTTCCGCTTACATTGCCCATGAAATCCGTAATCCGCTGATGGCAATGGGCGGGTTTGCCAAGGTGTTGATCAAGGATGAAGGTATTGATCCTGCCGGACGTGAAAAGATCAAGATCATTCTTGAAGAGGCTCAGCGGCTGGACTGTTTACTTAAGAGTATCCTCAGTTTTGTGCGCTCAAGGGATGTGCAGAAGAACAATATCGATATCAATAAGATCGCGGCCGATGCCATGCAGTTGCTTTCATTGGGCTGCCAGCTGCAGGGAATTGAGGTGGAAATGGACCTTGATCCCAGTAATCCTTTAGGGATAGGCGGGGCGGAGCAGATTCGTCAATGCTTGATCAATCTGGTCAAAAACTCCATGGAAGCCATGCCCGAAGGCGGAAAGCTTAATATTTCAAGCGGGGTAAGCGAAAGGCATGTCTGGCTGGAGGTTCGTGACAGCGGACCCGGAATTTCTGATGATCAGCGCACTCATATATTTGATCCTTTTTATTCCAGCAAGGTTAACGGTAACGGCCTCGGACTACCCATGGTCAAGAAAATTATGGAAGAGTTCGGCGGTGAAGTTGAACTAGCCAGTCGGCCGGGGCTGGGTACCAGCGTGGTCTTGTTGCTGCGTAAAGCTCCGGTTGCCTAA
- a CDS encoding M50 family metallopeptidase — MTDNHISVTLPSDERWLHFVHDTVRRYGGMVGFSSKLEEMFSCSVMEACEELFRLSAEASITDSVDLHMDFKGGAVVVDISYNRNIPLNPHEAEDFEVPDQGTELDDLDASTLWLHLIKRRMDRVRFMVRGRHHVLRLVKYRREEGKEMQAWIMSITPKLRKRLILHLNDPDTEFPTGVLQDKGQGALKLGVSEMFIVRNMDGVTSFHDLYMAHADKVGLMSPAQLVMLYEKLERLDMLASPDDAAQNSKVKRLVRRIINPNFTIPNADRVVSAVHTATRPLFSFAGLILLLGIGLSGVYPWWGKWDHFREIITGLEAALISRPMYLIPIYFMTLGQVAFHEFGHGAVCKHYGGKVPRMGIMFYLAMFIFYCDTTAAWTFPDKRQRILVSMGGPLVSFALLGAGLWGAAYYADTGSGWKYVFVAFSLFTFFGLVMNFNPFIKMDAYYMLVDYTGISNLRTKSFKFLEHKIFDRLGFDSEAKGASPPHTKRERRIFWWYGILGSFVTVFFLVTPLVRIKYLLTAESVSQGRLFVALLIGALLLARLARAAFGKFRAMRYREYKIQ, encoded by the coding sequence ATGACCGACAACCACATCTCAGTGACTCTGCCGTCCGATGAGCGATGGTTGCATTTTGTTCATGATACCGTTCGCCGCTACGGTGGGATGGTTGGATTTTCATCCAAACTTGAAGAGATGTTTTCCTGTTCAGTCATGGAAGCATGCGAAGAACTGTTCCGGTTGTCGGCCGAAGCCTCCATCACGGACTCCGTGGACCTGCACATGGACTTCAAAGGCGGGGCCGTTGTGGTGGATATCAGTTACAACAGAAATATCCCCCTCAACCCCCATGAAGCTGAGGATTTCGAAGTGCCTGATCAGGGCACCGAGCTGGATGATCTGGATGCCAGCACACTGTGGCTCCATCTCATCAAGCGGCGCATGGACCGGGTCCGGTTTATGGTTAGGGGACGGCACCATGTTCTGCGCCTGGTCAAATACAGACGTGAAGAAGGCAAGGAGATGCAGGCCTGGATCATGTCCATCACTCCCAAACTCCGCAAGCGACTTATTCTTCACTTGAACGACCCTGATACCGAGTTTCCCACCGGCGTCCTGCAGGACAAGGGGCAAGGAGCGCTTAAGCTCGGTGTAAGCGAGATGTTTATTGTTCGGAACATGGACGGCGTAACCTCATTTCACGACCTATACATGGCACATGCGGACAAAGTCGGCTTGATGTCGCCAGCGCAATTGGTCATGCTTTATGAAAAGCTGGAGCGCCTGGACATGCTGGCCAGTCCCGACGATGCCGCACAAAACTCAAAAGTCAAACGCCTTGTACGACGCATAATCAACCCGAATTTCACCATCCCCAATGCGGACAGGGTGGTGTCGGCGGTCCATACCGCGACTCGTCCCTTATTCTCGTTCGCCGGCTTGATTCTGCTGCTGGGCATAGGACTGTCGGGGGTGTACCCCTGGTGGGGTAAATGGGATCATTTTCGTGAGATCATCACCGGACTGGAAGCAGCCCTCATCAGTCGGCCGATGTACCTCATCCCCATTTACTTTATGACCCTCGGGCAAGTGGCCTTTCACGAGTTTGGGCACGGAGCAGTCTGCAAGCATTACGGCGGCAAGGTTCCGAGGATGGGCATCATGTTTTATCTGGCCATGTTCATCTTCTATTGCGACACAACCGCGGCGTGGACGTTTCCGGACAAACGGCAGCGAATTCTGGTTTCCATGGGAGGTCCTCTGGTTTCATTTGCCCTGCTGGGGGCAGGATTGTGGGGCGCGGCGTACTATGCCGACACAGGTTCTGGCTGGAAATATGTGTTTGTTGCCTTCAGTCTGTTCACTTTTTTCGGATTGGTCATGAATTTCAACCCGTTCATCAAGATGGACGCCTACTATATGCTTGTAGATTACACCGGCATTTCCAATCTGCGAACCAAATCATTCAAATTTTTGGAACACAAAATTTTCGATAGACTTGGTTTCGATAGCGAAGCTAAAGGGGCAAGTCCACCGCACACCAAACGTGAACGCAGGATATTCTGGTGGTACGGCATCCTTGGATCTTTTGTGACTGTTTTCTTTCTTGTCACCCCTCTTGTGCGCATCAAATACCTGCTGACTGCTGAGTCTGTTTCACAAGGCCGCCTGTTTGTGGCCTTGCTCATTGGTGCGCTTCTACTTGCTCGCCTTGCCCGGGCGGCCTTTGGCAAATTCAGGGCCATGCGGTATCGTGAGTACAAAATTCAGTGA
- a CDS encoding NHLP leader peptide family RiPP precursor has translation MADKTEQKKAWVRIVSKAWADEVYKQRLLNNPAAVLAEEGFKVPEGVNVEVFEQGKADAYFLLPEPLEASDLAELEERLAAGACESFLFCDAWWDPT, from the coding sequence ATGGCAGATAAAACCGAACAAAAAAAAGCATGGGTCAGAATCGTGAGTAAGGCGTGGGCGGATGAAGTCTACAAGCAACGACTTTTGAACAACCCGGCAGCGGTGTTGGCAGAAGAAGGATTTAAAGTGCCGGAAGGCGTAAATGTTGAAGTTTTCGAGCAAGGCAAAGCCGATGCGTACTTCCTGTTGCCCGAGCCACTTGAGGCTTCTGATCTTGCCGAGTTGGAGGAACGATTGGCGGCTGGAGCGTGCGAGAGTTTTCTTTTCTGTGATGCTTGGTGGGATCCGACTTGA
- a CDS encoding XTP/dITP diphosphatase: MKTVVLATTNKGKIAEFDELFKDLGLEVKGLDQFPEIGEIPEPGETFLENAIIKAQTVANLTGLVAVADDSGLEVDALKGAPGVFSARYSGEDATPEKNNAKLLEELDGVAEKERTARFVCVMVAATPDNIRIQSRGEWEGRIAFELTGKQGFGYDPLFFDPELNCVAAEMTRETKNARSHRGKALRALMEQWADFQEKISK; this comes from the coding sequence TTGAAGACAGTTGTTCTTGCCACCACCAACAAAGGCAAAATTGCTGAGTTTGATGAGCTTTTTAAAGATCTGGGGCTGGAAGTCAAAGGTCTGGACCAATTTCCTGAGATTGGGGAAATTCCCGAACCGGGTGAAACCTTTCTCGAAAATGCCATCATCAAGGCCCAGACCGTAGCTAATCTGACCGGTCTGGTGGCTGTGGCAGATGATTCCGGGCTTGAAGTTGACGCCCTGAAAGGAGCTCCCGGAGTTTTTTCTGCCCGCTACAGCGGTGAGGATGCCACTCCCGAAAAGAACAATGCCAAGCTTCTTGAAGAGCTGGACGGCGTTGCAGAGAAAGAGCGTACTGCCCGCTTCGTATGCGTCATGGTTGCTGCAACACCGGACAATATCCGTATCCAGAGCCGTGGTGAATGGGAAGGGCGCATCGCCTTTGAACTGACAGGAAAGCAGGGCTTCGGCTACGATCCTTTATTTTTTGATCCTGAACTGAATTGTGTTGCCGCGGAAATGACCCGCGAAACCAAGAATGCCCGTTCTCACCGTGGCAAGGCCTTGCGCGCGCTCATGGAACAATGGGCAGATTTTCAAGAGAAAATCAGTAAATAA
- the rimO gene encoding 30S ribosomal protein S12 methylthiotransferase RimO, producing the protein MNKTRIYTISLGCPKNRVDTEVMLGAFGSDMIAAPSAEEADLILINTCGFIGPATEESVDTILEAADAIKDLNPRPVLAVAGCLVSRYGKLTEQMPEVDLWLSTRELAQWPGLAAKALARELPVVQQRAISTGPAYAYLKISEGCSHSCRFCTIPSIRGPHVSRELDGLVDEARYILEQGVPELVVVGQDTTAYGSDLDDKETNLRSLIEKLLPLKGLEWLRLMYLYPAGLTDSMLSFLAQAGKPLLPYFDIPIQHAHPEVLLSMGRPFARDPRKVIDRVRKHIPEAVLRTSIIVGYPGETEEHFNTLVDFVKETRFQNLGVFAYQPEDGTPAGEMEQLPEELREERRQQLMEVQSEISREILEENVGETIQVLVEEPNEEWPGLFNGRVWFQASEVDGITYVSAPEDGMELKPGMMVEAEIDNVTDYDLVTLVK; encoded by the coding sequence ATGAACAAAACAAGAATTTATACCATAAGCCTCGGCTGCCCGAAAAACCGGGTCGATACCGAAGTAATGCTCGGCGCCTTCGGCTCCGACATGATTGCCGCCCCCAGCGCGGAAGAAGCCGACCTCATCTTGATCAATACCTGCGGTTTTATCGGTCCAGCTACCGAAGAATCAGTGGACACAATCCTCGAAGCAGCCGATGCCATCAAGGATCTCAACCCGCGCCCGGTACTGGCTGTGGCCGGATGTCTGGTCAGCCGCTACGGGAAGCTGACCGAACAGATGCCGGAAGTGGACCTCTGGCTCTCCACCCGCGAACTGGCCCAATGGCCGGGACTGGCCGCCAAAGCCCTTGCAAGGGAACTGCCTGTGGTTCAGCAAAGGGCCATCAGCACAGGTCCGGCATACGCTTACCTGAAAATAAGTGAAGGCTGCTCACATTCATGCAGGTTCTGCACTATTCCCTCCATCCGCGGTCCTCATGTAAGCCGGGAGCTGGACGGTCTTGTGGACGAAGCGCGCTACATCCTTGAGCAGGGCGTACCGGAACTGGTCGTTGTGGGACAGGATACCACAGCATACGGTTCCGACCTTGACGATAAGGAAACAAACCTGCGTTCCCTGATTGAAAAACTGCTTCCTCTCAAGGGATTGGAATGGCTGCGGCTGATGTATCTCTACCCCGCAGGGCTGACCGACAGCATGCTTTCCTTTCTCGCACAGGCCGGAAAACCGCTGCTGCCGTACTTTGATATTCCCATCCAACACGCTCATCCGGAAGTACTCTTATCCATGGGACGCCCCTTTGCCCGTGACCCGCGCAAGGTTATTGACCGGGTTCGCAAACATATTCCCGAAGCGGTGCTGCGCACCAGCATCATTGTGGGCTATCCCGGTGAAACCGAAGAACATTTCAATACACTGGTTGATTTTGTTAAAGAAACACGATTCCAGAACCTCGGAGTTTTCGCCTACCAGCCGGAAGACGGAACCCCCGCCGGGGAAATGGAGCAGTTGCCTGAAGAGCTGCGGGAAGAGCGCAGACAGCAGCTTATGGAAGTCCAATCGGAAATCAGCAGGGAAATCCTTGAAGAAAATGTCGGCGAAACAATTCAGGTGCTGGTGGAAGAACCGAACGAAGAATGGCCGGGATTATTTAATGGCCGGGTCTGGTTTCAAGCCTCGGAAGTTGACGGCATTACCTACGTCAGCGCGCCTGAGGATGGCATGGAACTCAAGCCGGGCATGATGGTCGAAGCTGAAATAGACAATGTCACCGATTATGATCTGGTGACTCTGGTAAAATAA